Proteins encoded by one window of Candidatus Odinarchaeum yellowstonii:
- a CDS encoding winged helix-turn-helix domain-containing protein, with product MNESGDIIVNKIIELLKKAGRPLTTKQIENEINKLGLKCPDTPARYLNQLRLKGVIKGELSLREKSWIWFI from the coding sequence TTGAATGAGAGTGGTGATATCATAGTTAATAAAATAATCGAATTATTAAAAAAAGCCGGCCGCCCTTTAACAACTAAGCAAATAGAAAATGAAATAAATAAGCTTGGGTTAAAATGCCCAGACACCCCTGCTAGATACTTGAATCAGCTTCGTTTAAAAGGTGTTATTAAAGGAGAACTCTCGTTAAGGGAAAAAAGCTGGATTTGGTTTATTTAA
- a CDS encoding cysteine desulfurase yields MNSNNGYLTVEQVRADIPLTKDYIYFDNAATTPVPVPVIRKMEEYLREYCANIERGAYSIANRVTEEWDQARSDVARILLKCDPKNLIFTRNLTQATNIVAYALANPPLTVKNNRLISKRPLINWRRGDEIVTTIVEHHSNILPWMRLAYYKRAVFKMIKNLPKTGLITVESVLQNITSKTRVLAFQHASNVFGTVNDVKSIIKAVKEVNPDCLIYVDGSQGPGHMPVEVEDLGCDFYGFSGHKGPLGPSGTGGLYVKKEIIEELEPIEIGGGVIVNVAEDYYELRRDYPSKKFDAGSPNILGLIGLGEASRYIYRIGLKRIHERERRLTEYLLSELSKIKGLEIYGPMESEYKTGVVTFNLKGWSSHDLSLALDEKWKILTRAGYHCAMPAIRWLGVDEVHKGNVRISFHYYNTFEEVDTAIEALKQLAS; encoded by the coding sequence ATGAATTCTAATAATGGATATCTCACAGTTGAGCAGGTGAGAGCGGATATACCTTTAACAAAAGATTACATTTATTTCGATAATGCAGCGACTACACCTGTACCTGTTCCTGTTATTCGAAAAATGGAGGAGTATCTGAGAGAGTACTGCGCGAATATAGAGCGGGGCGCATATTCAATCGCTAACAGGGTTACGGAAGAGTGGGATCAAGCTAGAAGCGATGTCGCCAGAATACTTCTTAAATGCGATCCTAAGAATCTTATCTTCACTAGAAACCTCACCCAAGCTACAAATATTGTAGCATATGCATTAGCAAACCCGCCTTTAACTGTTAAAAATAATAGGCTGATAAGTAAAAGACCTTTAATAAATTGGAGGAGAGGTGATGAAATAGTTACAACTATAGTTGAACATCACAGTAATATTCTGCCCTGGATGAGGTTAGCATATTATAAGAGAGCTGTTTTTAAAATGATTAAGAATCTTCCTAAAACCGGTTTAATAACAGTTGAATCTGTTTTACAGAATATTACTTCTAAAACACGTGTTTTAGCTTTTCAACATGCTTCCAACGTTTTCGGAACAGTCAACGACGTGAAATCTATAATTAAAGCTGTGAAAGAAGTTAACCCTGATTGCCTTATCTATGTCGACGGCTCTCAAGGTCCAGGTCATATGCCTGTAGAGGTAGAGGATTTAGGTTGTGATTTTTATGGTTTCTCAGGTCATAAAGGTCCGTTAGGACCATCCGGTACAGGCGGTTTATACGTTAAAAAAGAGATTATAGAGGAATTAGAGCCAATTGAAATTGGGGGCGGGGTAATTGTAAACGTAGCTGAGGATTATTATGAGCTTAGACGCGACTATCCGTCTAAAAAATTTGACGCCGGGTCTCCTAATATTTTAGGTTTAATAGGTTTAGGGGAGGCTTCTCGTTATATTTATCGAATAGGTTTGAAAAGGATACATGAAAGGGAGAGAAGGCTAACAGAGTATTTGCTCAGTGAACTTAGTAAAATTAAAGGCTTGGAGATTTACGGTCCTATGGAGAGCGAGTATAAGACAGGGGTAGTGACGTTCAACTTAAAAGGTTGGAGTTCACATGACTTATCTCTTGCTTTAGATGAAAAATGGAAGATATTAACGAGAGCGGGTTATCATTGCGCGATGCCTGCTATACGCTGGCTGGGGGTTGATGAAGTGCATAAAGGGAATGTGCGCATCTCATTCCACTATTATAATACTTTCGAGGAAGTAGATACAGCGATAGAAGCACTTAAACAATTGGCGTCTTAA
- a CDS encoding OB-fold nucleic acid binding domain-containing protein, whose amino-acid sequence MSLSIDEVIHKIRAKVKISKEDLLNKIRLKKNELGGLITDEGAAYIIAKELGVNIFEDQNKIEHKLKISDLIPGMSSVSITGVVKDLTPVKVFDRGGGRKGAVASGRLMDNSGEIRVVFWDEKTTSIKQGIIRDGRVIKIIRGYVKEGRDGKPELNVGVRSEILYPTDTGLEHLYSKPSIITDFSELEPGKTGLSVAGIVTRIFAPSTFTRADGSEGQVMSFILQGVKGSCRVVIWGDGVSLFDGLKEGETIYIKNLSARENRNGEIELHATSTVEVEVNPDLKFDFSSIPETRLLQISEINGRYFDIDVAGKVTSIFEEKEFSRADGSIGRVKSIIISDNTGSARVSFWDDKIDEISSLKIGDILKISHAYTKVDDFGVSINTGATSIIEINPSDVTIPSVSESVKRKIVEINADSFNISVTGKVIQIYDLKEFNRTDGSTGKVLSMIIADETASIRAVAWGKSAEFLKDLKIGDIIQVKGGYAKTGLNNNVELHLGDSSTISINPLGVELSSVNVDKSVSVSTVFQRKKISELQPQDKVEVTGTIVYVLGKNIVYPACPSCFKKASKTDTGWVCDNCGGISEVKYRIILSVTIDDGTGTIRANLLGNSAETILGASAAEIQNLIEEGREVEVNALTQSLIAKTYVFGGKVIFSDFSQDNELNVTYIRPVEPEKEAKNLLEYLNSGE is encoded by the coding sequence TTGAGTCTCTCCATAGATGAAGTTATCCACAAGATTAGAGCTAAAGTAAAGATATCTAAAGAGGATCTTCTAAATAAAATCAGATTGAAAAAAAACGAACTAGGCGGTTTAATAACCGATGAAGGAGCAGCTTATATCATCGCGAAAGAGCTAGGTGTCAACATATTTGAAGACCAAAATAAAATAGAGCATAAACTGAAGATATCCGATCTCATACCTGGAATGAGCAGTGTCTCAATCACCGGTGTTGTGAAAGATCTAACACCTGTTAAAGTCTTTGATAGAGGCGGAGGGCGTAAAGGAGCAGTTGCAAGCGGTAGACTTATGGATAACTCCGGTGAAATACGTGTAGTTTTCTGGGATGAGAAAACCACCAGTATTAAGCAAGGGATTATAAGAGATGGGAGAGTTATAAAAATTATAAGAGGCTACGTTAAAGAAGGCAGGGATGGGAAACCTGAACTAAACGTGGGTGTTAGATCGGAGATACTCTATCCTACTGATACTGGATTAGAACATCTATATTCGAAGCCCTCTATTATAACCGATTTCTCCGAGCTTGAACCAGGCAAGACGGGTTTAAGTGTGGCTGGCATTGTGACAAGGATTTTCGCGCCTTCAACTTTCACTAGAGCCGATGGCAGCGAAGGGCAAGTTATGAGCTTTATTCTCCAAGGTGTCAAAGGCTCTTGCAGAGTGGTGATTTGGGGGGATGGTGTTTCACTATTCGACGGTTTAAAGGAAGGAGAGACGATTTATATTAAGAATTTAAGCGCTCGAGAAAACAGAAACGGTGAGATTGAACTCCACGCCACTAGCACCGTGGAAGTAGAGGTGAACCCCGATCTCAAATTCGATTTTTCAAGTATCCCTGAAACTAGACTACTCCAAATATCTGAAATAAACGGGCGTTATTTTGACATAGATGTGGCAGGTAAGGTTACTTCAATCTTCGAGGAGAAAGAGTTTAGTAGAGCAGATGGATCTATAGGTCGAGTTAAATCAATTATTATAAGCGATAACACAGGTTCAGCGCGTGTCTCTTTCTGGGATGATAAAATCGATGAAATATCAAGTTTAAAGATAGGTGACATATTAAAAATAAGCCACGCCTATACGAAAGTCGACGACTTCGGAGTAAGTATTAATACAGGAGCTACCAGTATTATTGAAATAAACCCGTCCGATGTCACAATACCCTCCGTTTCTGAGAGTGTAAAAAGAAAAATCGTGGAGATCAACGCGGATTCATTCAATATTTCAGTTACCGGTAAAGTTATTCAAATATATGATTTAAAAGAATTTAATCGAACCGACGGCTCCACAGGTAAAGTCTTAAGCATGATAATAGCTGATGAAACAGCCTCTATAAGAGCTGTTGCTTGGGGTAAATCCGCGGAATTTTTAAAAGATTTAAAAATAGGGGATATCATCCAAGTTAAAGGCGGCTACGCTAAAACAGGTTTAAACAATAATGTCGAATTACACTTAGGGGACTCCTCTACAATCTCCATTAATCCGCTTGGAGTTGAATTATCCTCTGTAAATGTTGATAAATCCGTCAGTGTTTCAACAGTTTTTCAAAGGAAAAAAATCTCTGAGCTTCAACCTCAAGATAAGGTTGAGGTTACCGGAACAATCGTATATGTATTAGGGAAAAACATAGTTTACCCAGCCTGTCCTTCATGTTTTAAAAAAGCTTCTAAAACTGATACAGGCTGGGTTTGCGATAACTGCGGTGGGATTAGTGAAGTAAAATATCGTATAATATTAAGTGTAACAATAGATGACGGCACAGGCACAATTAGAGCCAATCTTCTCGGAAACTCAGCTGAAACTATTCTAGGCGCCTCAGCGGCGGAGATTCAAAACTTGATAGAGGAGGGTAGAGAAGTTGAAGTTAATGCGCTTACCCAATCCCTTATAGCTAAAACATATGTGTTCGGTGGTAAAGTTATTTTCAGCGACTTCTCACAGGACAACGAGTTGAACGTGACTTATATACGCCCAGTTGAACCTGAAAAAGAGGCTAAAAACCTATTAGAGTACTTGAATAGTGGAGAATAA
- a CDS encoding archease — protein sequence MSKGYRELPHTADVYLEVYAPSLNEAFEQAGVALFDVMTDISSVDAKLSTSFKIEAEDLYSLLFEYIRELLFLVDTEECLFKDFNVEIKNDNDKYKLYATVKGEKIDFNKHRLKTEIKAPTYAQMEILTSEKQVVLRFVVDI from the coding sequence TTGAGTAAAGGGTATAGAGAGCTACCGCACACCGCTGACGTTTACCTAGAGGTTTACGCGCCCTCCTTAAACGAAGCGTTCGAGCAGGCTGGAGTGGCTTTATTCGACGTGATGACTGATATTTCAAGCGTGGATGCTAAGTTATCTACGAGTTTTAAAATAGAAGCGGAGGATTTATACTCTTTACTCTTCGAATATATTCGCGAGCTTTTATTTTTAGTTGACACAGAAGAATGTCTCTTCAAAGATTTTAATGTAGAAATTAAAAATGATAATGATAAATATAAATTATATGCAACTGTTAAAGGTGAGAAAATAGATTTTAATAAACACAGGCTTAAAACAGAGATTAAAGCCCCTACATACGCGCAAATGGAGATCTTAACAAGTGAAAAACAGGTTGTATTAAGATTCGTTGTCGATATATAA
- the metG gene encoding methionine--tRNA ligase subunit beta, whose amino-acid sequence MYKIIDFSDFKKIKLKVGKVLTAENIKGSNKLLKLSVDVGEPSPRILVAGLANIYKPEELIGKKIIVVTNMKPAKIFGVESNGMLLAAVNKDQVAVLTVDSDIEAGSEAE is encoded by the coding sequence GTGTATAAAATTATAGATTTCTCAGATTTTAAGAAAATAAAATTGAAGGTGGGTAAAGTTTTAACCGCTGAAAATATAAAAGGCTCTAATAAGCTTCTCAAACTCAGCGTCGACGTAGGTGAACCCTCACCTAGAATACTTGTCGCAGGTTTAGCTAACATCTATAAACCGGAAGAGTTGATAGGTAAGAAAATAATCGTTGTCACAAATATGAAACCGGCTAAAATATTCGGTGTTGAAAGCAATGGAATGCTTTTAGCAGCTGTAAATAAAGATCAGGTAGCTGTTTTAACAGTTGACTCTGATATTGAAGCGGGTAGTGAAGCCGAGTAG
- the pgk gene encoding phosphoglycerate kinase, with the protein MKFKFLTLDDVSLANKRVLVRVDINSPIANNSTILETARIKSIIPTLDMLKDSKTVLLAHQSRPGKKDFTSLEPHAEVLKNLVDRPVKFIDDIFGSAARNAIKELKNGEILLLENVRFYSEEVAEDIPPEKQAQTIMVRKLTPLFDLFVNDAFAAAHRAQPSLIGFTYTLPTVAGKVMEKELSALNKVFDPERPAVFIIGGAKVDTKLEILKNILKNGKADKILLGGLLVNVFLEAKGYNIGEVNRKAVDKFEAYIGEAKNILKEYEDKIEVPIDVAIEKNGKRYEVSCEELDKENRILDIGLDTIVKYSNTIVSSKTVVANGPLGLFEKEDFALGTREILDAMTRCKHFTVVGGGELGGYAEILGVSNKIKHLSTGGGATLALLSGEELPVIKALEESAKKFKEKLQ; encoded by the coding sequence ATGAAATTTAAATTTCTTACTCTTGACGATGTTTCATTGGCGAATAAGAGAGTTTTAGTTAGAGTTGATATAAATTCTCCTATCGCTAATAACTCCACGATTCTTGAAACGGCTAGAATAAAATCGATTATACCGACACTAGACATGTTAAAAGACTCTAAAACAGTTCTACTAGCCCATCAGAGCAGACCTGGAAAAAAAGACTTTACTAGTCTGGAGCCTCATGCTGAAGTTTTAAAAAATCTCGTGGATAGACCTGTCAAATTTATAGATGATATATTCGGCTCAGCGGCCCGAAACGCGATTAAAGAATTAAAAAATGGGGAGATCTTGTTATTAGAAAACGTGAGGTTTTATTCAGAGGAGGTAGCTGAAGATATTCCCCCTGAGAAGCAAGCTCAAACAATCATGGTTAGAAAGCTAACACCTCTTTTCGATTTATTCGTGAACGATGCCTTCGCGGCGGCTCATAGAGCTCAACCTTCACTTATAGGTTTCACTTACACGCTTCCAACAGTGGCTGGTAAGGTGATGGAGAAAGAGTTGTCAGCTTTAAATAAAGTCTTTGACCCTGAAAGACCGGCTGTATTTATTATAGGCGGGGCCAAAGTTGATACTAAACTAGAAATACTTAAAAACATTTTAAAAAACGGTAAAGCGGATAAAATACTTTTAGGCGGGCTTTTAGTAAATGTTTTCCTTGAAGCTAAAGGGTACAACATAGGGGAAGTAAACAGGAAGGCTGTCGACAAATTTGAGGCATACATCGGTGAAGCGAAGAACATATTAAAAGAATACGAGGATAAGATCGAGGTACCAATCGATGTAGCTATAGAGAAAAATGGTAAAAGATACGAAGTATCATGCGAGGAATTAGATAAAGAAAATAGAATATTAGATATAGGTTTAGACACAATTGTAAAGTACTCTAATACAATAGTGAGCAGCAAAACGGTTGTAGCTAACGGTCCTTTAGGGCTTTTTGAAAAAGAAGACTTTGCTCTAGGTACAAGAGAGATACTAGATGCAATGACGCGGTGTAAGCATTTCACTGTTGTCGGCGGAGGTGAATTAGGCGGATACGCGGAAATTTTAGGCGTCAGCAACAAAATAAAGCATCTAAGCACAGGGGGAGGCGCTACCTTGGCATTACTATCAGGGGAAGAGCTTCCGGTGATAAAAGCTTTAGAAGAGTCCGCTAAAAAATTCAAGGAGAAATTGCAATAG
- a CDS encoding replication factor C small subunit: MVDEKEVIWVEKYRPRTLDEIVNQKDIVNRLKAFVAKKSMPNLIFSGPAGTGKTTCAYALARGLYGDDLQGNILELNASDERGIETIRTRVKDFARSSVLGDVPFKLLILDEADNMTADAQQALRRTMERYSRNTRFILDCNYSSKIIEPIQSRCAIFRFKPLLKDDLIAYLKKICENENVEATQEGLDAVYYVSEGDMRKAINVLEAAASLNTKITPDVIYQVTGMARPEEVREMIDLAFKGKFAESRSKLRALLIDYGLSGDEILKQIFNEALKLPIDEKLKVQITESVGETEYRVTQGASEDIQLTALLAKLVYIGAQQK, translated from the coding sequence ATGGTTGATGAAAAAGAAGTAATTTGGGTTGAAAAATACCGGCCTAGAACTTTAGATGAAATCGTTAACCAGAAAGATATCGTGAATCGTTTGAAGGCGTTTGTAGCTAAAAAATCAATGCCCAACTTAATATTCTCAGGCCCGGCGGGGACGGGTAAAACTACATGCGCTTACGCTCTTGCTAGAGGATTGTACGGAGATGATTTGCAAGGTAATATACTAGAGCTTAATGCAAGTGACGAGAGAGGTATTGAAACTATTAGAACTAGAGTTAAAGATTTCGCTAGAAGCTCTGTGCTAGGAGATGTTCCGTTTAAACTTTTAATCTTAGATGAAGCTGATAATATGACCGCGGATGCACAGCAGGCTTTGAGAAGAACTATGGAGAGATATAGTCGGAATACCAGGTTTATACTAGATTGTAATTATAGTAGTAAAATTATAGAGCCGATTCAATCAAGATGCGCGATCTTCAGATTTAAACCGCTTCTTAAAGACGATCTTATAGCTTATTTGAAAAAGATTTGCGAAAATGAGAACGTGGAGGCCACGCAGGAAGGGTTAGACGCTGTGTATTATGTTTCAGAAGGGGATATGAGGAAAGCTATTAACGTTTTAGAAGCGGCAGCTTCACTTAACACTAAAATAACACCAGACGTAATCTACCAAGTTACCGGAATGGCCAGACCTGAGGAAGTAAGGGAGATGATTGATCTAGCTTTTAAAGGCAAGTTTGCTGAGAGTCGTTCAAAACTGAGAGCTCTTCTAATAGATTACGGGCTCTCAGGGGATGAAATACTTAAACAAATCTTTAATGAAGCTTTAAAACTGCCTATCGATGAGAAACTTAAAGTTCAAATAACTGAGAGTGTAGGTGAAACCGAGTATAGAGTTACTCAAGGAGCCAGCGAAGACATACAACTAACTGCATTATTAGCAAAACTAGTCTATATAGGAGCGCAGCAGAAATAA
- a CDS encoding tRNA pseudouridine(38-40) synthase TruA: MRYALKLFYDGAGYHGFQIQPGLTTIEAIILETLKKASYITNSRDSAFSYASRTDAGVSALSQVIAFNSPKPPNMRLINSLLPPGLVFWAQSETPDDFNPRRDALSKTYRYYSPFEGEDIELIKRCVRRLEGTHDFKKLSKPDKSRKTCCSIDRINVQLDCNVVLYEFKAKSFLWKLIRKTVSLLKLIGLGVFEPEIIDRVLDPEDSFDPQLQPAPADGLVLYDIKYSFDFQIDSYSLNRLREYLTRIEKYYRVKQQLNNGVLNYLNTLYMNTY; this comes from the coding sequence ATGAGATATGCTTTAAAATTATTCTATGACGGTGCCGGTTATCACGGTTTCCAAATACAGCCAGGATTAACTACAATCGAAGCTATTATTTTAGAAACCCTTAAAAAAGCCTCTTATATCACCAATAGCAGGGATTCAGCTTTCTCTTATGCTAGTCGAACGGATGCAGGCGTCTCCGCTTTAAGTCAAGTTATAGCTTTTAACTCACCTAAACCACCTAATATGCGATTAATTAACTCTCTGCTTCCTCCAGGCTTAGTTTTCTGGGCTCAATCAGAGACTCCAGACGATTTTAATCCACGTAGGGACGCGTTATCTAAGACTTATAGATATTACTCACCTTTTGAAGGTGAAGATATAGAACTTATTAAAAGATGTGTTAGAAGACTTGAAGGTACCCATGATTTTAAAAAACTCTCGAAACCTGATAAATCAAGAAAAACATGCTGTTCAATTGACAGAATCAATGTTCAACTAGATTGCAATGTTGTGTTATATGAGTTTAAAGCTAAATCTTTTCTTTGGAAGCTTATTCGTAAAACAGTGTCTTTATTGAAATTAATCGGACTTGGCGTATTCGAACCGGAGATTATAGACAGAGTTTTAGACCCTGAGGACAGCTTTGACCCGCAGCTTCAACCAGCTCCAGCTGACGGTTTAGTTTTATATGATATAAAGTACTCTTTCGATTTCCAAATAGACTCATACAGTTTAAACAGATTAAGAGAATATTTAACTAGAATCGAGAAATACTATCGTGTTAAACAACAGCTGAATAATGGCGTTTTAAATTATTTAAATACGCTTTATATGAATACCTATTAA
- a CDS encoding molybdenum cofactor biosynthesis protein MoaB, whose amino-acid sequence MSVPEMHKQGAPSKISFAIVIVSDSRYTQFINGELIDDATTPLIKDLIYKNGFTVHSTHYIPDERSEITKKLIQLLSSNVNVILFSGGTGLAKRDVTVETLEPLFEKKIPGFGELLRNLSYEKISSAAMLTRSTAGILKDKIIFCLPGSPDAVKLALEKLILPECGHILKHLK is encoded by the coding sequence ATGAGTGTTCCAGAAATGCATAAACAAGGTGCCCCTTCTAAAATATCTTTCGCGATAGTTATTGTAAGTGATAGCAGATACACTCAGTTCATAAACGGTGAGTTAATAGACGATGCGACAACACCTCTGATAAAAGATCTTATATATAAAAACGGTTTTACCGTCCACTCCACTCATTATATTCCTGATGAACGCTCTGAGATCACTAAAAAATTAATACAATTGCTATCGTCAAACGTTAACGTTATACTTTTCAGCGGGGGAACAGGGTTGGCTAAACGGGATGTAACCGTTGAAACGCTTGAACCGCTATTTGAGAAGAAGATCCCAGGATTCGGTGAACTTCTGAGAAATCTAAGCTATGAAAAGATAAGCTCCGCTGCTATGCTTACACGTTCAACAGCTGGTATATTAAAAGATAAGATTATATTCTGTTTACCAGGCTCCCCTGACGCTGTGAAACTAGCCTTAGAGAAACTTATACTCCCTGAGTGCGGGCATATACTAAAACATTTAAAATAA
- the moaC gene encoding cyclic pyranopterin monophosphate synthase MoaC encodes MVDVTNKEDVLRVATAVGCIKLRKQTIEAIRKGEIKKGDPLINARYAAINAVKHTSNLIFLAHPIPITNVDVNFEINDEKCEISLEVTVKSIGKTGVELEALNGVMIGLLSIWDMCKYLEKDEKGQYTETEIKEVRVVRKEKFKLE; translated from the coding sequence ATGGTTGATGTTACTAATAAGGAGGATGTTCTTCGAGTTGCAACCGCTGTTGGTTGCATTAAACTAAGAAAACAAACAATTGAAGCTATTAGGAAAGGGGAGATTAAGAAGGGGGATCCTTTAATCAATGCAAGATACGCTGCTATTAACGCGGTTAAACACACATCTAATCTCATTTTTCTAGCACACCCTATTCCAATCACAAACGTAGATGTTAACTTTGAAATTAACGATGAGAAATGCGAGATAAGCTTAGAAGTTACTGTGAAATCGATAGGTAAAACAGGTGTTGAACTTGAAGCGTTAAACGGTGTTATGATCGGTTTGCTTTCAATATGGGATATGTGTAAATATCTTGAAAAAGATGAGAAAGGTCAATATACTGAAACTGAAATAAAAGAGGTTAGAGTTGTTAGAAAAGAAAAGTTTAAACTAGAATAA
- a CDS encoding V-type ATP synthase subunit B produces the protein MASSRLISKEYQTVSEVAGPLLVVEKIKDVGYSELVKIVTPDGEVRKGTVLEATKDKVIIQVFEGTSGLNIKNTSVVFTGETLKLPVSSDILGRIFSGSGEPLDGGPQIIAEDYWDINGSPINPYAREYPREFIQTGISVIDGMNSLSRGQKLPIFSGNGLPHNRIAAQIARQAKVLGKEEEFAIVFCAMGITADEAAYFKNNFEKSGALERLTMFINLADDPAIERIITPRMALTAAEYLAYEKGLNLLVILTDMTNYAEALREISAAREEVPGRRGYPGYMYTDLASIYERAGRIKGRKGSITQMPILSMPQDDITHPIPDLTGYITEGQLIVDRSLHRKGIYPPIDPRPSLSRLMKEGIGKNMTREDHREVSDQLYYAYSTGCDLRDLVAVVGEEALTDRDRLYLKFADDFEKQFIGQGEYEERSIEQTLDLAWELLSVFPESELKRIDPGTIRKFSPKYKAKVK, from the coding sequence ATGGCTAGTAGCAGATTGATAAGTAAAGAGTATCAGACCGTAAGCGAGGTAGCCGGGCCGTTACTTGTCGTAGAAAAGATTAAGGACGTAGGATACTCGGAGCTAGTTAAAATAGTTACGCCGGACGGTGAGGTAAGAAAGGGGACAGTTTTAGAGGCTACGAAGGATAAAGTTATCATTCAAGTGTTTGAGGGGACAAGTGGATTAAATATAAAGAATACTAGCGTTGTTTTCACAGGTGAGACTTTAAAGCTCCCGGTATCGTCTGATATACTTGGCCGCATTTTCAGCGGTAGCGGTGAACCTTTAGACGGTGGACCGCAGATAATAGCCGAGGATTATTGGGATATAAATGGTTCGCCTATCAATCCTTATGCTAGAGAGTATCCTAGAGAGTTCATTCAGACAGGTATATCTGTTATCGACGGCATGAATAGTTTAAGTAGAGGGCAAAAGCTGCCTATATTTAGCGGAAACGGTTTACCTCATAATCGTATAGCCGCCCAGATAGCGCGTCAAGCTAAAGTCTTAGGTAAAGAAGAGGAGTTCGCTATCGTATTTTGTGCCATGGGTATAACCGCGGATGAAGCTGCTTATTTCAAAAATAATTTCGAGAAAAGCGGCGCGCTTGAAAGATTAACCATGTTCATTAATCTAGCAGACGACCCTGCTATTGAGAGAATTATTACACCTAGAATGGCGTTAACAGCTGCAGAGTATTTAGCATACGAGAAAGGGTTGAATCTTCTTGTTATTTTAACGGATATGACTAATTATGCTGAAGCTTTAAGAGAGATTTCTGCTGCTAGAGAAGAAGTCCCTGGTAGAAGGGGTTATCCAGGTTACATGTACACGGATCTAGCTTCGATATATGAGAGAGCGGGTAGGATTAAAGGAAGGAAGGGGTCGATTACACAGATGCCGATATTATCAATGCCTCAGGATGATATCACTCACCCGATTCCTGATCTTACCGGTTACATAACAGAGGGGCAGTTAATTGTGGATAGAAGCCTACATAGAAAAGGTATTTATCCCCCGATAGACCCGCGTCCTAGTCTATCACGGTTAATGAAGGAGGGAATTGGCAAAAACATGACGAGAGAAGATCACCGAGAGGTTAGTGATCAACTGTATTACGCTTATTCAACAGGCTGCGATTTAAGAGATCTGGTAGCGGTGGTAGGTGAAGAGGCTTTAACGGATAGGGACAGGTTATATTTAAAATTCGCTGACGACTTTGAAAAACAGTTTATAGGTCAAGGTGAATATGAGGAGAGAAGTATTGAGCAAACCTTGGATTTAGCCTGGGAGCTTTTAAGCGTATTCCCTGAATCAGAGTTAAAGAGAATAGACCCGGGGACTATCAGAAAATTCAGTCCAAAGTATAAGGCAAAAGTAAAATAG
- a CDS encoding Rab family GTPase produces the protein MLVDWKNKRIAVKIVYYGPAMSGKTTSLKKLFEKIAPNQPIRSLETSTGRTLFFDYAPISFNQREWVINVEVWSATGQDYYAETRLTVLSDVDGIIFVADSQRKYLNENLRSWRELAGFFGERFEKEIPVVVALNKYDLEDVISENELRSILKSDQNTVYIKCIALTGVNVVECFKIILQKIFHQII, from the coding sequence ATGCTTGTTGACTGGAAAAATAAACGTATCGCTGTTAAAATAGTTTATTACGGGCCGGCGATGAGCGGTAAAACCACTTCTTTAAAAAAGTTATTTGAAAAAATCGCTCCGAACCAGCCGATCCGCTCATTAGAAACATCTACTGGGCGAACTTTATTTTTCGACTACGCGCCCATCTCCTTTAATCAAAGGGAGTGGGTTATCAACGTAGAGGTTTGGTCTGCAACAGGCCAAGACTATTACGCTGAAACCAGGTTAACCGTTCTCTCCGATGTAGATGGAATAATATTCGTAGCTGACTCCCAGAGAAAATATTTAAATGAGAATCTTAGAAGTTGGCGTGAACTAGCGGGTTTTTTCGGTGAACGTTTTGAAAAAGAAATCCCCGTGGTAGTAGCCTTAAATAAATATGATTTAGAGGATGTTATTTCAGAGAATGAACTCCGTTCTATTCTAAAAAGTGACCAGAACACGGTTTACATCAAGTGTATAGCGCTTACAGGTGTGAACGTCGTCGAATGTTTTAAAATAATTTTACAGAAGATTTTTCACCAAATTATTTAA